In Pongo abelii isolate AG06213 chromosome 22, NHGRI_mPonAbe1-v2.0_pri, whole genome shotgun sequence, the following are encoded in one genomic region:
- the LOC129052368 gene encoding endoglucanase-like has protein sequence MNQPTNPTKQPTNQRTNQPTKQPTNQPTNQRTKQASKQASKQTSKQASKQATNQATKQASEQPSKQASNQASKQASKQATNQPTKQASNQPTKQPIKQRRNQATKQPTKQPTKQPSKQATNQPSKQASKQATNQPTNQATNQPTKQPSNQATNQASNQASKQPTNQATNQPTKQPTKQPSNQATNQPTKLATKQASKQATNQPSKQPTKQPTNQPSKQATNQPTKQPTKQPSNQPTNQPTNQPTNQPSNQPSNQPNNQPTNQPTKQPSNQATKQPSDQATKQPTNQPTNQATSQPSNQATNEPSNQATSQPISKLKKKKNSCILTTHWDLSE, from the coding sequence ATGAATCAACCAACTAACCCAACCaagcaaccaaccaaccaacgaaccaaccaaccaaccaaacaaccaacgaaccaaccaaccaaccaacgaaccaagcaagcaagcaagcaagcaagcaagcaaacaagcaagcaagcaagcaagcaagcaaccaACCAAGCAACCAAGCAAGCAAGCGAGCaaccaagcaagcaagcaagcaaccaagcaagcaagcaagcaagcaagcaagcaaccaaccaaccaaccaagcaagcaagcaaccaaccaaccaagcaaCCAATCAAGCAACGAAGAAACCAAGCAACCAAGCAACCAACCAAGCAACCAACCAAGCAACCAAGCAAGCaagcaaccaaccaaccaagcaagcaagcaagcaagcaagcaaccaaccaaccaaccaaccaagcaaccaaccaaccaaccaagcaaCCAAGCAACCAAGCAACCAACCAAGCCAGCAACCAAGCAAGCaagcaaccaaccaaccaagcaaccaaccaaccaaccaagcaaCCAACCAAGCAACCAAGCAACCaagcaaccaaccaaccaaccaagctAGCaaccaagcaagcaagcaagcaagcaaccaaccaaccaagcaagcaaccaaccaagcaaccaaccaaccaaccaagcaagcaagcaaccaaccaaccaacaaagcAACCAACCAAGCAACCAAGCAAtcagccaaccaaccaaccaaccaaccaaccaaccaaccaaccaagcaaccaaccaagcaaccaaccaaacaaccaaccaaccaaccaaccaaccaaacaaccaAGCAACCAAGCAACCAAGCAACCAAGCGACCAAGCGACCAAGCAACCAAcgaaccaaccaaccaaccaagcaaCCAGCCAACCAAGCAACCAAGCAACCAACGAACCAAGCAACCAAGCAACCAGTCAAccaataagtaaattaaaaaaaaaaaagaacagttgcATTTTGACTACTCACTGGGATTTATCAGAATGA